A single region of the Candidatus Omnitrophota bacterium genome encodes:
- a CDS encoding transposase codes for MGEKFQNKYRVRSARLKQWDYASVGGYFVTVCVKDRQCVFGNVIGGKMRLNELGKTADQCWQDIPKHFPYVGVDEYVVMPNHMHGIIIIRDVKSMKSVETQHCCVSTNTNTNIQLSKTFYHLKSGSLSVIMRSYKSIVAKTIHRTGLKTFAWQPRFYDHVIRNDVDLNRIRQYVETNPSQWADDTENPTKG; via the coding sequence ATGGGGGAGAAATTTCAGAACAAATACCGTGTCCGATCCGCACGGTTGAAACAATGGGATTACGCGTCCGTTGGCGGATATTTCGTGACCGTGTGCGTCAAGGACCGTCAATGCGTGTTCGGTAATGTCATCGGTGGAAAGATGCGATTGAATGAATTGGGCAAAACGGCGGACCAATGTTGGCAGGACATTCCCAAACATTTCCCGTATGTTGGTGTTGATGAATACGTGGTCATGCCCAATCATATGCACGGGATTATTATCATTCGTGATGTGAAATCCATGAAATCCGTAGAGACGCAGCATTGCTGCGTCTCTACAAACACAAACACGAATATACAATTATCCAAAACATTTTATCATTTGAAATCGGGTTCATTGTCCGTCATTATGCGTTCATATAAATCCATTGTCGCCAAAACCATTCATCGAACGGGGTTAAAAACCTTCGCTTGGCAACCTCGATTTTACGATCATGTTATCCGCAATGACGTCGACCTCAACCGTATCCGCCAATACGTTGAAACCAACCCCTCGCAATGGGCCGATGACACCGAAAACCCGACCAAGGGTTGA
- a CDS encoding ribbon-helix-helix domain-containing protein, which produces MVTVQMTMDEKLVKRVDDLAHKLRTSRSAFAREALKEALKKHQVLELEEKHKNGYLRHPVKKGEFDIFEDEHAWGDA; this is translated from the coding sequence ATGGTGACCGTTCAAATGACAATGGATGAAAAGCTGGTCAAGCGGGTGGATGACCTGGCGCATAAATTGCGCACGTCACGTTCTGCTTTTGCCAGGGAGGCCTTGAAAGAGGCGCTCAAGAAACACCAGGTGCTGGAACTTGAAGAAAAGCATAAAAACGGATACCTGCGGCATCCGGTAAAAAAAGGCGAATTTGATATTTTTGAAGATGAACACGCATGGGGGGACGCGTGA
- a CDS encoding DUF2283 domain-containing protein — protein MKTTGKKPLVRYDVKADALYILTGKGAEEEFVEMAPGINIEIDEHGQMLGIEILNASRVLRPVYRRLFQPAMSGMRR, from the coding sequence ATGAAAACAACAGGGAAAAAGCCGTTGGTCAGGTATGACGTCAAGGCGGATGCTTTGTATATTTTAACGGGCAAAGGAGCGGAAGAGGAGTTTGTAGAGATGGCGCCGGGCATTAATATTGAAATAGATGAGCATGGCCAGATGCTTGGCATTGAGATCTTGAATGCCTCCCGTGTTTTGAGGCCTGTTTACCGTCGTTTGTTTCAACCGGCCATGTCTGGTATGAGAAGGTAG
- a CDS encoding type II toxin-antitoxin system PemK/MazF family toxin, whose translation MKRGEVRWYKFHAPDKKRPVVILSRNSVIEYLAEVTVAPVTATIRDIPSEVVLTGEDGVSKDCAVNCDHLQTVARSKLGALITVLSTEKMIQISKAVRFALDA comes from the coding sequence GTGAAACGCGGTGAAGTCCGTTGGTATAAATTCCATGCTCCGGATAAAAAACGGCCGGTTGTTATTTTGAGCAGAAATTCCGTCATTGAATATTTAGCGGAAGTGACTGTCGCACCGGTTACAGCCACCATTCGTGACATCCCTTCTGAAGTTGTTCTCACCGGGGAAGACGGGGTTTCCAAGGATTGCGCGGTCAATTGCGATCATTTGCAGACAGTGGCCAGATCAAAACTTGGCGCGTTGATCACAGTTTTATCCACGGAAAAAATGATCCAGATCTCAAAAGCCGTCCGCTTTGCCCTGGATGCATAA